In Neofelis nebulosa isolate mNeoNeb1 chromosome 10, mNeoNeb1.pri, whole genome shotgun sequence, one DNA window encodes the following:
- the LOC131488761 gene encoding olfactory receptor 4B1-like, with protein sequence MASTNNVTELIIVGLFQDPEVQRACFVMFLPVYLATVVGNGLIVLTVNVSKSLRSPMYFFLSYLSLVEITYSSTVVPKFMTDLLAKIKTISLEGCVAQIFFFHFFGVTEIFLLTVMAYDRFVAICKPLRYTTIVSQFVCRLLVAVSWLGGIIHSMVQILVTVQLPFCGPNVIDHYFCDLHPLFKLACTDTSVEGVIVLANSGLISVFSFLLLVSSYIVILYHLRNHSAEGRRKALSTCASHITVVVLFFGPAIFLYMRPPSTFTEDKLVAVFYTVVTPMLNPIIYTLRNAEVKNAMRKLWEKKVNSEVG encoded by the coding sequence ATGGCGAGTACAAATAATGTGACCGAGTTAATTATCGTCGGTCTTTTCCAGGATCCAGAAGTGCAGAGGGCATGCTTTGTGATGTTTCTTCCTGTGTACCTGGCGACAGTGGTGGGCAATGGTCTCATTGTTCTGACAGTCAATGTCAGTAAGAGTCTGCGttcccccatgtacttcttccttagCTACTTGTCCCTGGTGGAGATCACTTACTCCTCCACTGTTGTCCCTAAATTCATGACAGACTTACTTGCCAAGATTAAAAccatctccctggagggctgtgtGGCTCAGATATTCTTCTTCCACTTCTTTGGAGTTACTGAGATCTTCCTGCTGACGGTAATGGCCTACGACCGCTTTGTGGCCATTTGCAAACCTCTTCGCTACACCACCATCGTGAGCCAGTTTGTGTGTCGCCTTCTGGTGGCTGTTTCCTGGCTCGGGGGCATAATTCACTCCATGGTCCAGATCCTTGTTACTGTTCAACTGCCGTTCTGTGGTCCCAATGTGATTGACCACTACTTCTGTGACCTCCATCCGTTATTCAAGCTTGCCTGCACTGACACTTCTGTGGAGGGGGTTATTGTGTTGGCCAACAGTGGATTaatctctgtcttctccttcctcctcttggtGTCCTCCTATATTGTCATCCTGTACCACCTGAGGAACCATTCTGCAGAGGGGAGGCGCAAAGCCCTCTCCACCTGTGCCTCTCACATCACAGTGGTCGTCTTGTTCTTTGGACCTGCTATCTTCCTCTACATGCGGCCTCCCTCTACTTTCACTGAGGACAAACTGGTGGCCGTGTTCTACACAGTTGTCACCCCCATGCTGAACCCCATCATCTACACACTCAGGAATGCAGAGGTGAAAAATGCCATGAGGAAGCTGTGGGAGAAGAAAGTGAACTCAGAAGtgggataa